The proteins below come from a single Planctomycetaceae bacterium genomic window:
- a CDS encoding DUF1559 domain-containing protein translates to MQTAIMAAWPPAPRRQAFTLVEVVVVIFIIGLLLSILMPALQASRESARRISCESHLKQLAQATEGVRSATRRYPYVHRVSPGHVGEYLHPSIHVQLLSMLDQQTLYEQIDRYGWTTIEAPASATNGFALNVSVPVFKCPSDSVPSGGNSYRACYGTTPGLHATWVPGRPRRGPLEEESLAGFFLFSRRSVNFRDGASNTAMFSERVVGDGDPGVHDPVRDVLRTAEENYWPNDPAVNCAAVSSSEPHLSYAGWTWLSHDSSQTTYNHCLPPNSVIPDCSQGWNEFRVFAGAMTARSWHEGGVYVALADGSVRFINERIDLRTWRALGTIHGEEVIGEF, encoded by the coding sequence ATGCAAACTGCGATCATGGCGGCCTGGCCTCCGGCTCCACGCCGTCAGGCATTTACGCTCGTCGAAGTTGTAGTGGTCATTTTCATCATCGGACTGCTGCTCAGCATTCTCATGCCGGCCCTGCAGGCAAGTCGTGAATCCGCCCGCCGAATCTCTTGTGAATCGCATCTGAAACAGCTCGCACAGGCCACAGAAGGAGTCCGCAGTGCGACAAGGCGATATCCATACGTGCATAGAGTTTCGCCAGGACACGTTGGAGAATATCTGCACCCGTCTATACACGTTCAACTGCTCAGTATGCTCGACCAGCAGACGCTGTATGAACAGATTGATCGTTATGGCTGGACTACAATCGAGGCACCGGCATCCGCAACAAATGGCTTCGCGCTGAACGTTTCGGTTCCTGTGTTTAAGTGCCCGTCGGATTCGGTTCCCTCCGGAGGAAACAGCTATCGTGCTTGTTATGGCACGACACCGGGGCTTCATGCCACGTGGGTGCCCGGCAGGCCGCGAAGAGGGCCACTGGAAGAGGAATCGCTGGCTGGCTTTTTTCTGTTTTCACGCCGGTCGGTGAATTTCAGGGACGGGGCGTCAAACACCGCAATGTTCAGCGAACGCGTCGTGGGTGATGGAGACCCGGGTGTCCATGATCCCGTTCGCGATGTGCTAAGGACGGCGGAAGAAAACTACTGGCCGAACGATCCGGCAGTTAATTGTGCGGCCGTCAGTTCCAGCGAGCCGCATCTGTCCTATGCGGGCTGGACATGGTTGTCTCATGACTCCTCACAGACGACCTACAACCACTGCCTTCCGCCGAATTCCGTTATCCCGGATTGCAGCCAGGGTTGGAATGAGTTCCGTGTGTTTGCGGGCGCGATGACAGCTCGCAGCTGGCACGAAGGCGGCGTATACGTTGCTCTGGCCGACGGCAGTGTCAGATTCATCAATGAGAGAATCGACCTGCGAACTTGGCGCGCGCTCGGCACGATTCACGGAGAGGAGGTCATCGGTGAGTTTTAG
- a CDS encoding DUF1573 domain-containing protein yields MSFRPRQTFTLCLLAAGLTCTIYGGYYIVEDAARQPFELSIEPKEIYLSLDDIGGQNAIGRRVAVDVTVTNTGRQPISIADLETTCSCAVAQPFDPKPLQKDESRTLRFYVRPPSYGKKRSIVTVHTSPSLAPTEIIFYMSGVSVQIPFVNVVPDAIQLVAEAFDEPVTHQFSVETGERIGTSGQWLSGMTSTSQDVSITLLGVEDLRTDKVKQILIRRYDFELSCEIREGEPRVKTFAIHTVTQSPAGTTTNDKPIPVRLSVDQHSTGRR; encoded by the coding sequence GTGAGTTTTAGACCGCGTCAAACATTCACCCTGTGCCTACTTGCAGCCGGACTGACTTGCACCATTTACGGGGGCTACTACATTGTCGAGGACGCAGCGAGGCAGCCGTTCGAGTTGAGTATCGAGCCGAAGGAAATCTACCTCTCACTTGACGACATCGGCGGCCAGAACGCCATCGGCAGGCGGGTGGCCGTGGATGTAACGGTAACAAACACCGGTCGCCAGCCAATTTCCATCGCCGATCTGGAAACAACCTGCAGTTGCGCGGTGGCGCAACCTTTCGATCCGAAACCTTTGCAAAAAGATGAAAGCCGCACCCTTCGATTCTACGTCCGCCCGCCGTCATATGGAAAGAAGCGGTCGATCGTAACCGTCCATACGAGTCCGTCCCTTGCGCCAACTGAGATCATATTCTACATGTCCGGCGTTTCGGTGCAGATACCGTTCGTGAACGTCGTCCCCGACGCCATCCAGTTAGTCGCCGAAGCCTTCGATGAACCCGTAACGCACCAGTTCAGCGTCGAAACCGGCGAGCGAATCGGAACATCCGGACAGTGGCTCAGCGGAATGACATCCACCAGTCAGGACGTGTCCATTACACTGCTTGGGGTTGAAGATCTGCGGACGGACAAAGTAAAGCAAATCCTGATTCGCCGTTATGATTTCGAGCTGAGTTGCGAGATTCGTGAAGGGGAACCACGCGTGAAGACATTCGCGATTCACACCGTGACACAATCGCCCGCCGGAACCACGACCAATGATAAGCCAATACCGGTTCGCCTGTCCGTCGATCAACATTCGACCGGTCGTCGATGA
- a CDS encoding phosphoglycerate kinase, which yields MAKKSIANVDVAGKTVLMRVDFNVPLDGTNVTDDRRVRMALPSIRSVIDRGGKLVLISHLGRPEPGQDNSEFSLKPAADVLAKLLGKAVIFATDTVGPDADGKVKALHDGDVLVLENLRFEAGEKKGSSEFANKLAAFADIYCNDAFGTCHRTDASMVAVPEAMAGRPRVVGFLVEKEIQYLTDAIASPKRPFVAILGGAKVSDKIKVIENLLSICDKVLIGGAMAYTFSLAQGRQVGKSLVEPDKVELAKELIEDGGTKLVLPVDTHCGDAFSEDCNKLVVNSGEIPENYEGLDIGPGTAALYSDIIETAGTVVWNGPMGVFEMPPFDEGTRAVAQAIADSNAVSIIGGGDSAAAIQQLGFADQVSHVSTGGGASLAMLEGKKFAAVELLDEA from the coding sequence ATGGCAAAGAAGTCCATCGCCAACGTCGACGTCGCCGGAAAGACTGTTCTGATGCGGGTTGATTTCAACGTTCCGCTGGATGGCACCAACGTGACCGATGACCGGCGAGTCCGCATGGCTCTGCCGTCGATCAGGTCCGTGATTGACCGCGGCGGAAAGCTGGTTCTGATCAGCCACCTGGGCCGACCGGAACCCGGTCAGGATAACTCCGAATTCAGCCTGAAACCCGCTGCCGATGTGCTGGCGAAGCTGCTCGGAAAGGCTGTGATTTTCGCGACCGATACCGTCGGTCCCGATGCTGACGGCAAGGTCAAAGCCCTGCACGACGGTGATGTACTGGTCCTGGAAAATCTTCGCTTCGAAGCCGGTGAGAAGAAGGGCTCGTCTGAATTCGCAAACAAGCTGGCTGCCTTTGCCGACATCTACTGCAACGATGCGTTCGGCACCTGCCACCGCACCGATGCGTCGATGGTCGCCGTTCCCGAAGCGATGGCCGGCAGACCGCGCGTTGTCGGGTTTCTCGTCGAAAAGGAAATCCAGTACCTGACCGACGCCATCGCCAGCCCGAAGCGCCCCTTTGTGGCAATCCTTGGCGGAGCAAAGGTGTCCGACAAGATCAAAGTGATCGAGAACCTGCTTTCGATCTGCGACAAGGTGCTGATCGGCGGAGCGATGGCGTACACATTCTCGCTGGCTCAGGGACGACAGGTCGGCAAGAGCCTGGTGGAACCCGACAAGGTGGAACTGGCGAAGGAACTGATCGAAGACGGCGGCACGAAACTGGTGCTGCCCGTCGATACTCACTGCGGCGATGCGTTCAGCGAAGACTGCAACAAGCTGGTTGTGAACTCCGGCGAAATCCCCGAAAACTACGAAGGACTCGACATCGGCCCTGGCACGGCCGCGTTGTATTCCGACATTATCGAAACCGCAGGGACGGTCGTGTGGAACGGCCCCATGGGCGTCTTTGAGATGCCGCCATTCGACGAAGGCACCCGCGCGGTCGCTCAGGCCATCGCCGACAGCAATGCCGTCAGCATCATCGGCGGAGGCGACAGCGCCGCGGCTATCCAGCAACTCGGTTTCGCCGATCAGGTGTCTCACGTCAGCACCGGCGGCGGAGCCAGTCTGGCGATGCTGGAAGGCAAGAAGTTCGCAGCCGTCGAACTGCTCGACGAAGCCTGA
- a CDS encoding DUF1501 domain-containing protein yields the protein MQFTDSPHGRRCRRAFLCDTGLGFGSLALAAMLQRDGYGRDGSQTDPSGLPHFTPKAKSVIWLFMNGGVSHVESFDPKPMLTRYAGKTIAETPFADTQDPKRLAIERLVVPDGNGNQRNTLYPLQVGFRKHGQSGIEVSDWFPHTARHVDRLAIVRSMWTTDSNHGAQTQFHSGRHQNDGDFPTLGAWVHYGLGSLNDNLPQFVSIGNREYWNKRDGHYLGPAHDAVPLRIDPDNPLDFSRPAQAVSPAGRQISRDLLDRLNTLRGHDFPDDPALSARMASYELAFRMQQSVPDVVDFSRETQQTQALYGLDQPHSRDFGMKLLAARRMVERGVRFIQIQHGAGGAGAWDAHGALRANHQQNSLAVDQPVAALLEDLDIRGLLDETLVLFATEFGRTPGSQGSDGRDHHIFGFTVWMAGGGLKRGVVHGATDEIGFHAVEDRHYVTDIHATILRQLGLDSRQLEIPGRKRLDIDHGSAIEEIIA from the coding sequence ATGCAGTTTACGGATTCACCACACGGCCGCCGGTGCCGGCGAGCGTTTCTGTGCGACACCGGACTTGGCTTCGGCAGCCTGGCCCTCGCCGCGATGTTGCAGCGAGACGGCTACGGACGCGACGGAAGCCAAACGGATCCCTCGGGCCTGCCACATTTCACGCCGAAAGCCAAAAGCGTGATCTGGCTGTTCATGAACGGAGGCGTCAGTCATGTCGAGTCCTTCGACCCGAAACCGATGCTGACTCGCTACGCCGGAAAGACGATCGCTGAAACGCCGTTCGCCGATACTCAGGATCCGAAACGGCTGGCCATCGAACGCCTGGTCGTTCCCGATGGAAACGGCAATCAGCGAAACACGCTGTATCCGCTGCAGGTCGGTTTTCGAAAGCACGGCCAAAGCGGAATCGAAGTCAGCGACTGGTTTCCGCACACCGCGCGACACGTCGACCGGCTGGCCATCGTGCGATCGATGTGGACCACCGACAGCAATCACGGCGCGCAGACACAGTTTCATTCCGGCCGGCATCAGAACGACGGCGATTTCCCGACGCTCGGCGCCTGGGTGCATTACGGGCTTGGGTCTCTGAACGACAACCTGCCGCAGTTCGTTTCCATCGGGAACCGCGAATACTGGAACAAGCGCGACGGGCACTATCTGGGACCAGCGCATGATGCCGTGCCGCTGCGCATCGACCCTGACAACCCGCTGGATTTCAGTCGTCCGGCGCAAGCTGTGTCGCCTGCGGGCCGGCAGATCAGCAGAGACCTGCTTGACCGCCTTAACACACTGCGCGGACACGACTTTCCCGATGACCCGGCACTTTCTGCACGCATGGCGTCGTACGAACTGGCGTTTCGGATGCAGCAATCGGTTCCCGATGTCGTCGACTTCAGCCGCGAAACGCAACAGACGCAGGCTCTTTACGGACTCGATCAGCCGCACAGCCGCGATTTCGGAATGAAGCTGCTGGCCGCGCGGCGAATGGTCGAACGCGGAGTGCGATTCATTCAGATTCAGCACGGTGCCGGAGGTGCGGGAGCCTGGGACGCTCACGGTGCACTTCGCGCCAATCACCAGCAGAATTCACTCGCGGTCGATCAGCCTGTCGCGGCTCTGCTGGAGGACCTGGACATTCGCGGATTGCTGGACGAAACGCTGGTGCTGTTCGCCACCGAATTCGGACGCACACCCGGGTCGCAGGGTTCGGACGGCCGGGATCATCATATCTTCGGGTTCACCGTCTGGATGGCCGGCGGCGGCCTGAAACGTGGTGTTGTTCACGGCGCGACGGATGAGATCGGCTTTCATGCCGTGGAAGACCGACACTACGTGACCGATATCCATGCGACGATCCTGCGCCAGCTTGGCCTGGACTCACGGCAACTGGAAATCCCCGGCCGCAAGCGTCTTGACATCGACCACGGTTCCGCGATTGAAGAGATCATTGCGTAG